From Primulina huaijiensis isolate GDHJ02 chromosome 15, ASM1229523v2, whole genome shotgun sequence, one genomic window encodes:
- the LOC140958951 gene encoding pentatricopeptide repeat-containing protein At2g37310 — MNHTSKLSAAANSSTRQAIQALLQNNDNPINFTLYGHLIQRCTDRFLLCQAKQLQARLVLLSASADNFLASKFIAFYSKTNNLSRARRVFDLIPSKNTFAFNALLIAYCAHNHHVETLTQFFSLLSEKNVCRGLAHVEPDAFTMSCVLKAMSEVVADEPLLARMIHCYVMKKGFCSDFFVGNGLMTYYSKSDDLLSAKGLFDEMPEKDLVSWNAMIAGYSRGGFYKECKDLYKVMLDSEELKPDAITVISTLHACAQSNDLIFGMEVHQYVIDNRVEMDLSVCNAIIAVYAKCGSLDYAKELFEEMSEKDEISYSTVISGYMVNGHVNEAMMIFMKIRNPALSTWNAVISGQVQNNKYDEVIDLVRQMQVLGCKPNCVTLSSLLPAIPCVSHLKGGKEIHAYAIKISCDDNIYVVTALIDTYAKLGFLCGAQRVFDHSKIRSVIVWTSIISAYATHGDANLSLSLFDKMLMGKTKPDEVTFTAVLAACARGGLLDKAQEIFDSLLPKYGIQPLVNHYACLVVCMSRAGRLSQALKFVENMPIEPSAKVYGALFSGASEFGDVELGRFVYDHLIELEPDNPSNYIIMANLYSEAGRWEEAEKVRETLKNLGLKKVAGSSRV; from the coding sequence ATGAATCACACAAGTAAATTGTCTGCTGCCGCAAACAGTTCCACCCGCCAAGCCATTCAAGCCCTCCTCCAAAACAATGACAATCCCATTAACTTCACACTCTACGGCCACCTCATCCAACGTTGTACAGATCGCTTCCTGCTTTGCCAAGCTAAGCAGCTGCAAGCCCGCCTCGTTCTCTTGTCTGCCAGCGCCGACAACTTCCTCGCTTCTAAATTCATCGCATTCTACTCTAAAACAAATAACCTCTCTCGTGCCCGTCGAGTGTTCGACCTTATTCCTTCAAAAAACACGTTCGCATTTAACGCCCTCCTCATCGCATACTGCGCACACAATCATCATGTTGAAACATTGACACAGTTTTTCTCACTTTTGTCAGAGAAAAATGTTTGTCGTGGTCTGGCCCATGTCGAACCTGATGCCTTTACAATGAGTTGTGTGCTGAAGGCTATGTCGGAAGTGGTAGCGGATGAACCCCTTTTGGCTAGGATGATTCACTGTTATGTCATGAAGAAAGGGTTTTGCTCGGATTTTTTTGTAGGTAATGGGTTGATGACTTATTATTCTAAATCTGATGATCTGTTGTCAGCAAAGGGATTGTTTGATGAAATGCCAGAGAAGGATTTGGTGTCTTGGAATGCAATGATTGCAGGATACTCTCGAGGTGGGTTTTACAAGGAATGCAAGGATTTGTATAAAGTAATGTTGGATTCAGAAGAGTTGAAGCCCGATGCTATTACAGTTATTAGCACTTTGCATGCCTGTGCGCAGTCTAATGATCTCATTTTTGGGATGGAAGTGCATCAATATGTGATTGACAATCGGGTTGAAATGGATCTCTCAGTTTGTAATGCAATTATAGCAGTTTATGCTAAATGTGGTAGCTTGGACTATGCTAAGGAACTTTTTGAGGAGATGAGTGAAAAGGATGAAATAAGTTATTCCACTGTTATATCTGGGTACATGGTTAATGGTCATGTCAACGAAGCtatgatgatttttatgaaaattaggaACCCAGCTCTGAGTACTTGGAATGCTGTAATTTCAGGTCAAGTTCAGAACAATAAATATGATGAGGTTATAGACCTAGTTCGTCAAATGCAAGTTCTCGGTTGTAAGCCTAACTGTGTGACACTTTCGAGTTTACTTCCAGCTATCCCTTGTGTCTCGCATCTGAAAGGAGGAAAAGAGATACATGCTTACGCTATCAAAATCAGTTGTGATGATAACATATATGTGGTAACTGCCCTTATCGATACATATGCCAAACTGGGTTTTCTCTGTGGAGCACAAAGGGTATTTGATCATAGTAAAATTAGGAGCGTTATTGTTTGGACATCGATAATCTCTGCATATGCAACCCATGGAGATGCTAACTTGTCACTTAGTCTATTTGATAAGATGTTGATGGGCAAGACAAAACCAGACGAGGTCACATTTACTGCTGTATTGGCAGCTTGTGCTCGTGGTGGGCTCCTTGATAAAGCTCAGgaaatatttgattcattgCTGCCAAAATATGGGATTCAACCTTTGGTTAACCATTATGCTTGTCTGGTTGTATGTATGAGCCGAGCAGGGAGGCTCTCTCAAGCGTTAAAATTTGTCGAGAATATGCCTATTGAACCTAGTGCCAAGGTATATGGTGCACTGTTTAGTGGTGCTTCAGAATTTGGAGATGTTGAACTCGGAAGGTTTGTGTATGATCATTTAATTGAACTGGAGCCTGATAATCCAAGTAATTACATTATCATGGCAAATTTGTATTCAGAAGCTGGTAGGTGGGAAGAGGCTGAGAAGGTCAGAGAGACGTTGAAGAACTTGGGGTTGAAAAAAGTTGCTGGTAGTAGCCGGGTGTAA
- the LOC140958952 gene encoding ankyrin repeat-containing protein ITN1-like: protein MGGLNEEGEKDLEMGLILEHQTPSPSPRSPAIVVSNSSKYFTASNSGKALAVSNSGKSLIVSNSGKALVLSNSGKRIDQSGKKKYVKQVTGRHNDTELHLAAQKGDIVAVREILGEINEQMLKTLSAAEFDAEVAEIRAAVVNEVNELGETALFKAAEKGSIDVVKELLPYSTKEGIRIKNKSCFDTLHVAANQGHHDIVRILLDHDVELSKTVGQSNATPLISAATKGHLAVVQELLLKDSSLLEISRSNGKNALHFAARQGHVDIVQTLLEKDPQLARRTDKKGQTALHMAVKGVNCAVVKLLLHADAAIVMLPDKSGNTALHIATRKKRAEIVNELLMLRDTNVNALTRDHKTALDIAEGLPLSEETVVIKECLTRYGAVRANELNQPRDELRETVSEIKKDVHTQLEQARKTNKNVNGIAKELRKLHREGINNATNSVTVVAVLFATVAFAAIFSVPGGDNDNGAAVTVSNPSFKVFFISNAIALFTSLAVVVVQITVVRGEIKSERRVVEVINKLMWLASVCTTVAFIASSYIVVGRHNRWAAILVTITGGVTMAGVLSAMTYYVLKSRRMRRVRKKEKYSRSGTNSWRHSDTDTEINPIYAI, encoded by the exons ATGGGTGGCCTCAACGAAGAAG GTGAGAAGGATCTGGAAATGGGCTTAATTCTTGAACACCAAACGCCTTCGCCTTCCCCACGTTCCCCGGCGATAGTAGTGTCAAACTCCAGCAAATATTTCACGGCGTCGAATTCCGGCAAAGCGCTGGCAGTCTCAAACTCAGGAAAATCTTTGATTGTTTCCAATTCCGGTAAAGCATTGGTTCTTTCAAATTCGGGCAAAAGAATTGACCAATCTGGCAAAAAGAAGTATGTGAAACAAGTCACGGGTCGACACAATGACACAGAGCTCCATCTGGCAGCACAGAAGGGTGACATTGTGGCGGTGAGGGAGATATTAGGCGAGATCAATGAGCAGATGCTTAAAACGTTGAGTGCAGCTGAGTTTGATGCTGAGGTTGCAGAGATAAGGGCTGCTGTTGTTAACGAGGTTAATGAATTGGGGGAAACCGCGCTTTTCAAAGCTGCAGAAAAGGGTTCCATTGATGTGGTGAAAGAGTTGCTGCCTTATTCTACTAAAGAAGGAATCAGGATCAAGAATAAGTCTTGTTTTGATACATTGCATGTTGCAGCGAATCAAGGCCATCATG ATATTGTTCGGATACTGCTGGACCATGATGTAGAGTTAAGCAAAACAGTTGGTCAATCGAATGCAACTCCTCTCATATCTGCTGCTACAAAAGGGCATCTAGCAGTGGTCCAAGAATTGCTTTTAAAGGATTCTAGCTTGCTGGAGATATCGAGATCTAATGGCAAAAATGCATTACACTTTGCCGCCCGACAGGGACATGTAGATATTGTTCAAACTTTACTTGAGAAGGACCCTCAATTGGCTAGAAGAACCGACAAGAAAGGCCAGACTGCCCTGCACATGGCTGTTAAAGGCGTTAACTGTGCAGTCGTGAAGTTGCTTCTGCATGCAGATGCGGCCATTGTGATGCTCCCAGATAAGTCCGGTAACACAGCACTGCATATAGCCACTCGGAAAAAACGAGCTGAG ATTGTGAATGAGCTCTTAATGCTCCGTGACACAAATGTAAATGCCTTGACAAGAGACCACAAAACAGCTCTTGACATAGCCGAAGGGCTCCCTCTATCAGAGGAAACAGTGGTAATAAAAGAGTGCTTGACTCGATATGGTGCAGTCAGAGCCAATGAACTAAATCAACCACGTGACGAgcttcgtgaaaccgtctcagaAATCAAGAAAGACGTCCATACTCAGCTTGAACAAGCCcgtaaaacaaacaaaaacgtGAATGGTATAGCAAAGGAACTTAGGAAACTCCATAGAGAAGGAATCAACAATGCTACAAATTCGGTCACCGTTGTGGCTGTTCTCTTTGCCACTGTGGCCTTTGCTGCCATTTTCTCCGTTCCAGGAGGAGATAACGATAATGGCGCGGCGGTGACAGTAAGCAACCCATCGTTCAAAGTCTTCTTTATTTCTAATGCAATTGCCCTTTTCACGTCATTGGCTGTTGTTGTTGTACAAATTACTGTGGTTAGAGGAGAAATAAAATCCGAGAGACGGGTTGTGGAGGTGATAAATAAGTTGATGTGGTTGGCCTCGGTCTGCACGACAGTGGCTTTCATTGCTTCATCTTATATAGTTGTGGGTAGGCATAATCGGTGGGCTGCGATTCTTGTTACCATCACAGGGGGCGTTACGATGGCAGGGGTTCTAAGTGCTATGACTTATTATGTGTTAAAATCAAGAAGGATGAGACGAGTGAGGAAGAAGGAGAAATATTCGAGGAGTGGAACTAATTCATGGCGACACTCAGATACTGATACAGAAATCAACCCGATATATGCTATTTGA
- the LOC140960213 gene encoding probable membrane-associated kinase regulator 4 — protein sequence MAKNFATDEDYIDMELNSMPHCSAKSSLHSREFEFQMSSSCCENESAIFPADELFYKGKLLPLHLPPRLQMVQNLLHTGEDFGEDDFYYTMPFLPACSTAPCTNSNTPLGSCNISPSESCRVSCELDPDDYFFEWSAELSSFINGNHSRKNSWSKKFKLIMRYSVLGQKLKASTTYLKSLFSKSACSDDQSSAKEADNLSKVDETSNQYFKISKKKSVGVQDVRASYPTIANIIKNLDKEVTNEDFVNRKSFSGVIKRRNSSAKCLSLSSSNSSSTGSSLNSNGFHEFQLFGRSSSVNEVESSIEAAIEHCKRSQKAKDSRNLTRDSWICSI from the coding sequence ATGGCCAAGAACTTTGCAACAGATGAAGATTACATCGACATGGAACTCAATTCTATGCCGCATTGCTCCGCAAAATCGTCTCTACACAGCAGAGAATTCGAGTTCCAAATGTCTTCGTCCTGCTGCGAGAATGAATCCGCCATTTTTCCAGCTGATGAGCTCTTCTACAAGGGCAAGCTCCTCCCTCTCCACCTCCCTCCGCGGCTGCAGATGGTCCAAAACCTCCTCCATACCGGTGAAGATTTTGGAGAAGACGACTTTTACTACACGATGCCATTCCTGCCTGCTTGCTCCACGGcaccttgtacaaactcaaACACCCCTCTAGGCTCTTGCAACATTTCTCCATCGGAATCTTGCAGGGTAAGCTGTGAACTGGACCCTGATGATTATTTCTTTGAATGGTCTGCTGAGTTAAGCAGTTTCATTAATGGCAATCACTCGAGAAAAAATTCATGGTCCAAGAAATTTAAGCTGATTATGCGTTATTCCGTTCTTGGGCAGAAGCTCAAAGCTTCGACAACTTATTTGAAATCTTTGTTCTCTAAATCTGCTTGCTCCGACGATCAGTCTTCTGCTAAAGAAGCTGATAATCTGTCAAAAGTTGACGAGACTTCGAACCAGTACTTCAAAATTTCCAAGAAAAAGTCGGTTGGAGTACAGGATGTAAGAGCTTCATATCCAACAATAGCTAATATAATCAAGAACTTGGATAAGGAAGTGACTAACGAGGATTTTGTGAATAGGAAATCGTTTTCCGGGGTAATTAAACGGCGTAATTCTTCGGCCAAGTGTTTGTCCTTATCTTCATCAAATTCTTCCTCCACTGGTTCTTCTTTGAATTCGAATGGGTTTCACGAGTTCCAGTTGTTTGGGAGGAGTAGCAGTGTCAATGAAGTTGAAAGTTCAATTGAGGCAGCTATTGAACATTGCAAGAGGTCTCAAAAGGCCAAGGATTCAAGAAACCTAACGAGGGATTCTTGGATTTGCAGTATTTAA